ACCGGAAGCAGCTTCCCGGTCATTGTTAGAAATCTCTTTGTCGGCGCCAACAGCAGTCAACGGGCGATCCATCACGATCATTGCCGGCCTGTCAAAGACCATGCGCCGCGCCTCGTCAGCTCCAAGCCGTTGTTCAACAAGCTGACGCGCCTTAGATAGAATCGGTGGCCGACTCTTTGTGTTGTGGCTGTCTGTGGCCAAAATATCGACTCGTCCCTCATCAAGCATGCGCTCGGCGAAATAGCGTGCTGACTTGCCAAAATTCCCCGTCAACGATGCAGCCGTTACCTGCATAAGACACCCGCGCGCATTAATTCTGGCAATCACGTCGAAATGGGAGTGAATCCAGGATAGGCGTTCAGGATGTGTCAATATCGGACAGAACCCGGCCGCAATAAGGCGAACGACAAGTTCCTCCAGTCGAGGCGGAACAACATGATGTGGTGGTTCAAATAGGAAATAGCGTGAATTGTTAAGAGTGGGAATTTGTTTCTCCGAGATCTTTGTGACCAGATCGGGAGCGGCGTGGACGTCGGCGCCTACAATCAAATTCAGCGCGATATTTTCGTGCTTCAGAGCCTCACTCAGTAACTTGACCGCTGTCGTTATCTTATCATGGCCATTGTCATAGAGGCCCGGCACGATGTGCGGCGTGCAGGCCATCACTTGGATTCCGTCATTGACGGCCAAGCGCGCCATGGAAATGGACTCCGCCAAGCTGGCTGACCCGTCGTCTATTCCCGGCAAGATATGTGAGTGCAGATCGATCATAGCCCTCTCCTAGACAGATGAGGGCAATCATCCAAACATTCGCCACCAATCACAGTTCTGCGGATCGGCGCATATAAGTTCCAGCTACGGACTGACAGGAACATCATCGCGGCGGTCTAATACTACATCGCCGAGAATAGCCCCCGCTGCAAGCGTCCCGAAAATCGCCAGCGGAGCTTTTGAACCTAAAACGCCGGCGGGCTGGACAGAGGCATCCGTCACAGCGACGCAAAGAGCGCCATCAACTGGCTGCAGTGTCATCTCCGTCTGAGCGACGAGACTGAGTGCGCAAGTCCCGATTGAGAGGGAAGCCGAGCTTTGCGGGCCAACCGATAACTGATCACCCATTCGAAGAGGTACCCCAGACGCAGCTCTCTGAGGGCCGCCAGAACCGGTCAGCACCACAGTGCCAGAAACGTCCGTGAGTCGGCCAATTGGACCCGCCGCCGGGAGCGCGGCCCCGGGAACCACGCATTCGCAATTGGCACCTTGAGCCATCGCGCCGGAACCTGCCGAGAGAATCATCGTCCCAAAGAGGGCCACACTTCCGACGACACCAAGGAGGTTGGACTGACGCATGATGTTACCTCATTAGAACGGGGATCAAGGACTAACAGGATTGTCGCTTCCGAGCGACAGGATAATAGCCGCCCCTCCTGCCAGAGCCACGCCACCTAGGATCAGGGGCCCGGCCTGGCCGAAGATCGGGGCGCCGGCGTCGCTGACCGCAACACAGATGTTGCCGTTGACCGGCGACATGGTCATTTCTGTCTTGGCGGTCAACCTTTGAGAGCAGCTGCCGACCACGAAGGCCGCCGAACTCGCTGGACCAACCGTCAGCGTATCGCCAAGCCGAAGCGGCGCGCCTGCAACAGCTCGTCCCGGGCCGGCAGGGCCGGACAGCGTTACATTGTTGCCCGAAATATCCACCACCCGCCCCACAGGAGTTCCAGGGGACGACGCCTGCGGCACGAGACAGGTGCAATCGGCGATCTGAGCCTGGGCAAAGCCACCTGTAAACGCGACAGCAAGCGAAAAGATTGCCGCCAGTCCGCCTCTAAAGCAGTAAGTTACCCCAATCATTAGACGCCTTCTTCTATCCCCAACACCTAATATAAGTTTTACCTCATTCGCAGCTGCAGCACAAGCACGCATCCTGCCTTCGAGGTCCATGTTTGCAGAATCGTTAGCAAATCACACGCGGCCGGAAATCGTTCGTTCTTATTTCCGCGCTTTGCCCGAGAGATTTGGGGAGGGTGGAATGTAAGAATTGGGATTCGGTCCGATTCTTAACAAATCCCTCCCCGGGAGAAGGCCCCCAACTGTGCCTCATAGCGGACCTTCCTTTGCGCTCGGATGCGGAGGAACTTCAATTGTCACTGGCAAGGCGGTGCTGGCGTTCATGCCGATTGTCGTTTCAACCAGGAGTGGGAAGAAGATGAACTCATGGCCTGAGATCCCGCCTTAAATTGACATCCCAACTGAGCGCCTGCTCAGGCCGCTGCGAGGTCCTTTGCGGCAATGGTCGCGGCAACCTCGCCATTCATAATCGATAGCAGCACCCGGGCGCGACCTGGCCCATCAAGGCGATCGAGCCTTCCGATCAGGTTGGCGAAGGGGCCCGACACCACCCGCACGGCATCCCCAACGCGCAGCTTCGAACTGAAATCGAGGATGCCGTCTGCGTTTGTCATGTCTATTAGCTGTTCAACCAGACCGGCTGGGCACGGGGCTGGCCTCTCGCCAATCATAACGATCGACCGGACCCCCATGGTACCGTTCACGCTACGCCACCGGTCTCGTGTAAGATCGAGGCGAACAAACATGTAGCCGGGGAAAAAGGAGCCTCGGCGCACGGTCAGCCGGCGCGCGTGACGAACTGTAAAAAGCTGGCGGGCAACGAACGGTTTGAAGCCCTGCCGAAGCAGATTTGCCTCGGCGATGTCCTCGCGACCTGGCTGATGGCTCACAGCAAACCATTGTGCTCCCGCCCTAATGTTCGAAGGTGTAGGGCTCATGAGGCGCACACCATTCGGCCGCCGGCACTTGGAAGTGTCAGCTTGAACATCAAAGCAGGAATAGGGCGATCATGCCCGCGGGACCTCGCCGACCTCCTCTCAGAATCTTGAAAGACTGGTCGCCATGATTGCTCATGTGCAGCCCCCGCATCGCTCGGGCAGCAACGCCCCAGTTGAATCGACGTGTTGCTTTCTTTGAGCAGTATCGAAAAAGCTAACTTAGTCCGTGATTTAGGTAGGAATTCCAGATGGATGGCACGACCTTTGAGATCGCCCCTCGGACTGACATAGCTTGCCAAGCCATAACGGTTTGATCCGCACGGCTCGCAGCATGGGTCACGCCGGACTAAGGCCTGACCCTCCAAGCTTTGTTGCACGCTCATTGTCATATCGCGTCCCCCGACACGGTCCCTCAAGGAAATTGCACGAATGCATAAGCCTGCGCTTCACCCGTTTGGGGTAGTGCCGATACATTCACTCCGAAATATGAACATCGGGTCGTCCTAAAAAATTAGCTATAGCACTAGATTTAGGCAATACAGCTAAGCTTGAAAATTTAGATTCATTGCGCTCACATGGAACCGTGGAGCGGTTCGAACCATTGGCAGTGAAGCCGTTCCAACGCTATTGGGGAAAAGCGGTGCAAGACCAGGAAAGATTTACCGACAAGATCTACGAAGCGGCGCTAATACCAGAACTGTGGCCGAGCGTTCTGGACGAGCTCGCCAAGCTTGCGGGTGGCATCGGAACGATCCTGTTTGCGAGCACAGGAAACTCGACCCGCTGGATCTCCTCTGAAAGCACTCACCAGGTGATGGAGAAATTCGTCGCCGATGGCTGGATGGATCGAAACACGCGCGCCGCCCGCTTGCTGAACTACGATTTCCAAGGTTTCGTGACCGACCTAGACGTCTATACGCGCGAGGAACTCGAGCAAGACCCCGTCTATCGCGAGGCTTTGCGGCCGGTGGGGCTGGGCTGGGGTGCAGCGACTGCGATACCAGCGCCCAGCGGCGAATTGCTCGTGTTCAGCATCGAGCGCAAGTTTTCAGATGGTCCGGTTGAACGTCACCGATTGGCCGCACTGGACGCCGCACGACCGCACTTGGCGCGAGCCGCGCTCCTGTCGTCTCGCTTGGTGTTTGAGCGTGCGAAACTGATCGTGGAAACGTTGAATATGCTTGGTCTTCCTGCGGCCGTTATCGACAGTTCCCGCAGAGTCATCGCTCATAACGACATGTTCCTAACGATGGCGCCGCAGATTCAGATTAGCGCCAGGAATGTCGTATCCGTAACCGATTTGAAAGCCCGTTCCTTGTTCGAAGAAGCGGTCAAGACATTTTCCCTCCGGACTTCGAGCGGATGTTCGCTGCCGCTTTCGGCCATCGATTCGAGTCCGCCTGCAGTTCTTCACGTTCTTCCTCTGCGCGGTGATGCGCGCGACGTATTTTCAGGCGCGACCGGCCTGCTACTGATCAACCCGATCGACACTCGGGCCGTGCCCTCCGTCAAGCTTCTGCAGGGCCTCTTCGATCTGAGCCCTGGAGAAGCCCGTGTCGCCAAAGCCATACTGGCAGGGGGAGGGGTCAAATCCGCCGCGGGGCAACTCGGAATCTCCGATCAGACAGTTAGAACTCATCTAAAGGCAATCTTCGCAAAGACCGGGCAGAATTCCCAGGCTTCATTATTGGCACTGTTAAGTGGTTCGGCGAAATATGAACCGACGCCGGGCAAAATAAGAGACACTAAGTAATTGAACCGCCCCTGGTGGTTCGAAGGCCGTGGCGTTTGCGTCACGCGGCCATGGCCGGTTCATCTAGCGTGGCGTAGGAGCGTTCGCTGGTTTCCGCCGGGGAGATGTTGCGGACTGGCTCCGGTAGCCGGCGATTGTTCAAGCAGTCCAGGGTGGCGAACTCGACGGCCCGAATGAGCGCCATGGTCCGTGTCGGTGGATCACCGCGGCCTTTCTTCTGGCGAGGGTTGATAGCTTTGGCGAGAGCGTTGTCATTGCTGTCACAGACGTCGCCTACTGAAAGTCTAACCCCGGCCTCTCCCGGGGCGGTCGGCCCCGTTTGACCCATTGTCAATTGCTGTGCGGCACCACCTTTTTCGACGGCACGAAGTGAATAGACCTCGACCCACGTGGCCTGCACCGGTCATTTCCCGACGCACCACGCCACGGTGCGACGAGAGCGAAAATGAACTTGAGGTCTGTTCCTGACCCGCCTGACGTCCAGACCGAAGGAGAACAACATGTCGGGCACCAAAATCCTCTGGGGCCAGATCATCGTGGTCGGCCTGATCGTGCTGTCCGCGATTTGGGCCGCCACGCAATGGACAGCTTGGCGGCTCGGTTTCCAGGCCCAGCTTGGCACGCCCTGGTTCGATCTCGCCGGCTGGCCAGTCTATCATCCGCCAGCGTTCTTCCTGTGGTGGTTTTCCTACGACGCCTATGCGCGTTCGATTTTCCACGAGGGCGCTGTCGTTGCCGCATCGGGCGGCTTCGTCAGCATCGCTGTCGCGATCCTGATGTCGGTGCTGCGGGCACGCGAGACCGATGACGTTGAGACCTACGGCTCGGCCCGCTGGGCGACCCCGCTCGAGATAAGGCAGGTCGGCCTTCTCGGACCGGACGGCGTGGTGCTCGGCCGATATGGGCCCGACTATCTCCGGCACAACGGTCCCGAGCATGTGCTGTGCTTCGCGCCGACCAGAAGCGGCAAAGGCGTCGGTCTCGTCATCCCGTCGCTGTTGACCTGGCCCGGTTCGGCGATCGTCCACGACATCAAGGGCGAGAACTGGCAACTCACCGCCGGCCTACGCGCGCGGCACGGCCGCGTTCTGTTGTTCGATCCCACCAATGCCGGCTCCTCGGCCTACAATCCGTTGTTTGAGGTCAGGCGTGGAGAATGGGAGGTGAGAGACGTCCAGAATATCGCCGACATCCTCGTCGACCCGGAAGGGAGCCTGGAACGCCGCAACCACTGGGAAAAGACCTCGCACGCTCTGCTGGTCGGCGTCATTCTCCACGTCCTCTATGCTGAGCGCGATAAGACGCTCGCCGGCGTCGCCAACTTCCTGTCTGATCCAGCCCGCTCGATCGAGGCCACGCTTGCCGCGATGATGAAGACAAAGCATCTGGGCGAGGCGGGGCCGCATCCTGTCGTCGCCTCGGCGGCCCGCGAGCTGATCAACAAATCGGATAATGAGCGATCGGGCGTATTGTCGACCGCCATGAGCTTTTTGGGGCTCTATCGCGACCCCGTCGTGGCGAAGGTGACGTCTCGCTGCGACTGGCGAATTGCCGACATCGTTGGTGGCGAACGACCTGCAACGCTTTATCTCGTCGTACCGCCCTCGGACATAAACCGCACCAAGCCGCTGGTCCGGCTCCTGCTCAACCAGATCGGCCGGCGCCTGACAGAGGATCTTGATGCCAAGACCGAACGGCATCGGCTGCTCTTGATGCTCGACGAGTTTCCGGCGCTCGGCCGCCTCGATTTCTTCGAGTCGGCTCTCGCCTTCATGGCAGGCTACGGGCTGAAGAGCTTTCTCATCGCCCAGAGCCTCAACCAGATCGAAAAGGCCTACGGTCCGAACAACTCGATCCTCGACAACTGCCATGTCCGGGTCTCGTTCGCGACGAACGACGAACGTACCGCAAAGAGGATATCCGATGCGCTCGGCACCGCGACAGAGATGAGGGCAATGAAGAACTACGCCGGGCACAGGCTCGCGCCATGGCTCGGGCATTTGATGATCTCGCGCCAGGAGACAGCGCGACCGCTGCTCACGCCCGGCGAGGTGATGCAGCTGCCGCCAAGCGACGAGATCGTCATGGCAGCCGGCATCCCTCCTATCCGGGCGCGCAAGGCGCGCTACTACGAGGATGCCCGCCTTACTGAACGTATTCTGACGCCTCCAACCATCCAACCTGGGCATAGCGTCGAGGCCGATGACTGGAGCGTTCTCGCGCCGCCACCGCGCCCCGACCTCGTCGCGGGAGACCTTCCATCAACGCTCGCGGCTGATAACGAGGACCTAACGGAGTCGGAGTGGCGCCGGCAGCCTGAACTCAGCAGCAAGATCGCCGCTCAGTCACCCCCGGTCGGCGAGGACGAGTTCGATCCGGAGCGTGACGCCAACGACGAAGCGGCGGTGTTCGCCCGTACTCTCAACCGCGCCATGCAGAAGGTGGCGCGCCAGGCCGACCTCGATCCTAGCGACGGCATGCTGTGAGGCGCGCCATGTCCAGGATCGGCAAGAAGCAGCGCCTCTCAATCTATCTGGATCCACCGGTGATGAAGGCCCTGGTCGAGCACGCCGCACGGCGCAATCTCTCGCGCTCGCTCGTGGCCGAGGCTGCGATTGCCTCCTTCCTGTCGCCCGATGCCGCCGAGCGGGAGGAAGCGGCCATGACCAGGCGGCTCGATCAGATCGACCGGCGCCTCAACCGCCTCGAACGCGATCTCGGCATCTCCGTCGAGACCCTCGCCGTCTTCGTGCGGTTCTGGCTGACGACAACGCCGCAACTCCCCGAGCCCGCGCAGGCCGCCGCCCGGGCACAGTTCGGCAAGCGCTACGATGCTTTCGTGGCTGCGCTCGGGCGGCGGCTCGCGCAGGGTCCAAAACTGCGCAGCGAAATCCCCGAAGACGTTTTTTCCACCTCCGATTAGGCTTCGGACGGCACGGGATGGGCTGGCGCCGCCAGGGCGCTTCCGCCGTTCCCCGGTAATACTGCGCCAGACTACGACGACCCCTTGAGGCTCGTTGCCGCCGGCCCATTCCTGCCTTTTCTACTCATCCCCGATCCAGGGCCGCGCATCGTGCGCGCCCGCAGCGGAGCGGGGACGACGTGGCAGTTTCGTTCAGACCATCGGTGGCGGTCGAACGCGGAACGCGCATGCTGCGCACCGCTCTGGGTCCCGCCGTCGTCCGCTTCCTGGACGACCCCGCGATCGTCGAGGTGATGCTCAACCCCGACGGGCGGCTCTGGATCGACCGACTGGCCGAAGGTCTCGCCGATACGGGCGAACGGCTCGCTCCGGCCGATGGCGAGCGCATCATTCGCCTCGTCGCGCACCATGTCGGCGCCGAGGTCCATGCCGGCGCGCCGCGCGTCTCGGCCGAGCTGCCCGCAACAGGGGAGCGCTTCGAGGGTCTATTGCCGCCCGTCGTGGCCGCCCCGGCCTTCGCGATCCGCAAGCCGGCGGTCGCGGTGTTCACGCTTGCGGACTACGTGGCCGCCGGCATCATGTCCGCCGCCCAGGCCGACGTGCTGCGCCAAGCCGTCGCGGAGCGGCAGAATATCCTCGTCGCCGGCGGCACCTCGACTGGAAAGACGACGCTGACCAATGCGCTTCTGGCTGAGGTCGCCAGGACCGGCGATCGCGTCGTGCTGATCGAGGATACGCGGGAGCTGCAGTGCCCCGCGCCCAATCTCGTGGCGCTGCGGACCAAGGACGGCATCGTCTCCCTCTCCGACCTCGTGCGCTCTTCTTTGCGGCTCAGGCCCGACCGGATACCGATCGGCGAGGTCCGCGGCGCCGAGGCGCTCGACCTGCTCAAGGCATGGTCGACCGGCCATCCCGGCGGCATCGGCACCATCCATGCGGGCACGGCCATCGGCGCACTGCGCCGCCTCGAACAGCTCATCCAGGAAGCCGTGGTCACCGTGCCGCGCGCGCTGATCGCCGAGACCATAGACGTCATTGCCGTGCTCACCGGCCGCGGGTCTGCGCGCCGCCTCTCCGAGCTCGCCCTTGTCACCGGGATCGGCCCGACCGGCGACTACGACCTCTTCCGCGCCATCCCGACCCCCGAACCCACCGGAGCCTCGCAATGACATCGATGACCCTTCGCGCCCGAGCACGCTTTGCGGCAACCGTGCTCGCCACCTCGTTCAGCCTCGCCATGACCCAGACCGTCTATGCCGCCGGTTCTTCTATGCCTTGGGAGGAGCCGCTGCAGCAGATCCTCGAATCCATCGAAGGCCCGGTCGCCAAGATCATCGCGGTGATCATCATCATCGTCACTGGCCTCACGCTTGCTTTTGGCGACACCTCGGGCGGCTTCCGGCGCCTGGTGCAGATCGTTTTCGGTCTGTCGATCGCCTTCGCAGCGTCGAGCTTCTTCCTCTCCTTCTTCAGCTTCGGCGGCGGAGCCATGATCTGATGGAAGACGTCCCCGGATTCACCGCTCCCGTCCATCGCGCGCTGACCGAGCCGATCCTGCTCGGTGGTGCGCCGCGCTCAGTCGCGATCCTCAACGGAACCCTCGCGGCAGCGCTCGGCCTTGGCCTGCGCCTTTGGCTGGTTGGCGTCCTGCTTTGGGCCATCGGGCACCTCGCCGCCGTCTGGGCGGCACGGCGCGATCCGCTCTTCGTCGAGGTCGTGCGCCGGCATCTGCGAATCCCCGCTCATCTCGGCCTGTGAGGTGGAACGATGATGAACCTTGCCGAATACCGCCGCACCGGAGCCCGGCTCGCCGACTATCTCCCCTGGGCCGCGCTCGTCGGCGAAGGCGTCGTCCTCAACAAGGATGGCAGCTTCCAGCGCTCGGCCAGGTTCCGCGGCCCCGATCTCGACAGTTCCGTGCCAGCCGAACTCGTCGGCGTCGCCGGACGCCTCAACAACGCCTTCCGTCGCCTCGGCTCGGGCTGGAGCATCTTCGTCGAGGCGCAGCGCCACGAGGCTGCGACCTATCCGACAAACACGTTCCCCGATGCCGCCTCCGCGCTGGTCGATGCCGAGCGCAAGGCCGATTTCGAGGAAGCCGGTACTCATTTCGAGTCGAGCTATTTCCTGACCATCGTCTATCTGCCGCCGGCCGAGGATTCGACTCGCGCCGAGTCCTGGCTCTACGAGGGCCGCGAGCAGACCGGGGTGAACCCCTGGGAGATCGTGCGCGGCTTCGTCGACCGGACCGATCGGGTGCTGGCGCTGCTCGACGGCTTCATGCCCGAATGCCGCTGGCTCGATGACGCCGAGACGCTGACCTACCTGCACTCGACCATCTCGACCAAGCGCCACCGCGTCCGCGTCCCAGAAACCCCGATGTATCTCGACGCCCTGCTGGCCGACCAGCCTCTGGCTGGCGGGCTGGAACCGCGCCTGGGCGACACGCACCTGCGCATCCTCACCATTGTCGGCTTTCCGGCGACGACCACGCCCGGCATCCTCGATGAGCTTAACCGCCTGGCCTTCCCGTACAGGTGGAGCACACGCGCCATCCTGCTCGACAAGACCGACGCCACGCGGCTGGTGACGAAGATCCGCCGCCAGTGGTTCGCCAAGCGCAAGTCCATCGCGGCGATCGTCAAGGAGGTCTTGACCAACGAGGCGTCCGTCCTGGTCGACACCGACGCGGCTAACAAGGCGGCCGACGCGGACTTCGCCCTCCAGGAGCTTGGCGCCGACTATGCCGCCGAAGCCTTTGCGACTGCGACGATCACAGTCTGGGACGCGGACGCGCGCATCGCCGACGAGAAGGTGAGGCTGGCCGAGAAGGTCATCCAGGGCCGCGACTTCACCGGCATGATCGAGACGATCAACGCCGTCGACGCCTGGCTCGGCACGCTGCCCGGCCATCTCTACGCCAATGTGCGCCAGCCGCCAATCAGCACGCTCAATCTCGCCCACATGATCCCGCTCTCGGCGGTGTGGGCGGGGCCGGAACGGGACGAGCACTTCCAAGCGCCCCCGCTGCTCTATGGCAGAACGGAAGGCTCGACCCCGTTCCGGTTGTCTCTCCATGTCGGCGACGTCGGCCACACCCTCGTCGTCGGCCCGACCGGTGCCGGCAAGTCGGTGCTGTTGGCGCTGATGGCGCTCCAGTTCCGGCGCTATGAGTGCGCGCAGGTCTTTGCCTTCGACTTCGGCGGCTCGATCCGCGCCGCCTCGCTCGCCATGGGCGGCGACTGGCACGATCTCGGCGGCGAACTCACCCAGAGCACCGAGGCCTCCGTCTCGCTTCAGCCGCTCGCCGGGATCACGCATACGCCGGAGCGCGCCTGGGCGGCCGATTGGATCGTCGCGATCCTGACCCGCGAGGGCGTCACAGTTACGCCGGAGGTCAAGGAGCATATCTGGACCGCGCTCACCTCGCTCGCCTCAGCGCCGGTGGGGGAGCGGACCATCACCGGGCTGACGGTGCTCCTCCAGTCCAATGATCTCAAGCGCGCGCTTCAACCCTATTGCTTCGGTGGACCCTATGGCCGGCTGCTCGACGCCGAGGCTGAAAGCCTCGGCCAAACCACGGTGCTGGCCTTCGAGACCGAAGGCCTGCTCGGCACCGGGGCGGCGCCGGCGGCTCTCTCCTACCTCTTCCACAGGATCGCCGGCCGGCTGGACGGAAGGCCGACTCTCGTCATCGTGGACGAGGGCTGGCTGGCGCTCAGCGATCCGGGGTTTTCCAAACAGCTCGCCGAATGGCTGGTCACGCTGCGCAAGAAGAACGCCAGCGTCGTCTTCGCCACCCAGTCGTTGGCCCAACTCGAGAAGAGCACGATCGCGGCCGAGATCATCGATTCCTGCCACACCCGTATCCTGCTGCCGAATGACCGCGCGATCGAGCCGCAGATCACCGCGATCTATCACCGCTTCGGGTTGAACGACAGGCAGATCGAGATCATCGCACGGGCCATGCCGAAGCGGGACTATTATGCCCAGTCCCGCCGTGGCAACCGTCTGTTCGAACTCGGCCTCGGCAAAGTGGCGCTGGCGCTGTGCGCCGCCTCCGCCAAGTCCGACCATGCCCGGATCGAAGCGGTGCTCGCCGAACATGGGCGCGAGGGTTTCCTCGCCGCCTGGCTGCGCGCCAACGACCTCGATTGGGCAGCCGACCTCATCCCCGACCTCACCAACCTCGACGCGCTGACGCCGGCGCTCGAACACCTCATAGAGGAGATTTTCGTATGACCCCTCGTCGCTCGTTCCTTCGCGCCGCCCTGCTCGCTGCCACCATTCTGTCGGTACCGGTGGCGCTCTTTCCCGTCGCCATTACTCCTGCCTATGCGCTGTTCGGCTTGGGACGCATCGTCTTCGATCCGTCCAACTATGCCGAGAACGTTCTGCAGGCGGCGCGGGCACTCGAGCAGATCAACAATCAGATCCAGAGCCTCCAGAACGAGGCCCAGATGCTGATCAACCAGGCGCGCAATCTCGCAAGCCTGCCCTATTCCTCGCTGCAACGAATCCAGCAGTCGGTCGAGCGGACCCAACAGCTCCTCGGGGAGGCGCAGCGGATCGCCTTCGACGTGCAGGAGATCGACCGGATCTTCTCCGACCAATACTCCAACATGGACCTCACCGTCTCTGACCAAAAGCTTGTCGAGCTGGCGCGAGAGCGATGGGGTAACACCGTCGGCGCCTTGAAGGACGCCATGCGCGTCCAGGCGGGCGTGGTCGGCAACATCGAGACACAGCGTGTAGAGCTCTCCAATCTGGTTGGCGAAAGTCAGGGCGCGACCGGCGCACTCCAGGCGACCCAGGCCGGCAACCAGATCCTTGCCCTCCAGGCACAGCAACTCACGGACCTGACGGCACTGCTCGCCGCCAATGGTCGGGCCGACGCTTTGTCGTCCGCCGAGCAGGCCGCAGCGGCCGAACAGGGCCGCGAGCAGCGCCGCCGCTTTCTCGAACCGGGTGCCGGCTACCGGCCCGGAAACGCCCAGATGTTCCGGGGCGGAAACTGAGCTCAAACGGAGGGGGCGATCATGGACGGCAAAATGCTTGCGCGCCTCGCGGCCGTCGTCGCCATCGCCGTGGCCGTCACGGCCGCGGCGACCCATCTCGCGCGCGACGGGAAACCGACCGGACCGCAATCATCTCCACCCACCGCCATCGATACTCCGCGCCCCGATCCCCTGCGAGAGACGCTCGGGCGTTGTCGGGAGATGGGCGAGGCCGCAACGCGCAACCCCGAATGCCTCGCCGCATGGGACGAGAACCGCCGCCACTTCCTTTCGCCGACACCAGGGAACTAGTCCATGGAAGGCGCGGGCGTCATCGATCGTTTCCTCGAGGTTTTCACCTCCTACATCGACAGCGGTTTCGGCCTGCTCGGCGGTGAAGTCGCTTTCATTGCTTCGACGCTTATCGTCATCGATATCACACTCGCCGCCTTGTTCTGGGCTTGGGGCGCCGACGAGGACATTGTTGCGCGCTTGGTCAAGAAGACGATCTTCGTCGGCATTTTTGCCTATCTGATCGGCAACTGGAACAGCCTGGCCAGCATCGTCTTCGACAGCTTCGCCGGTCTTGGCCTAATGGCATCGGGCACCGGTTTCTCGGTTGCGGATCTGATGCGTCCCGGCCGTGTCGCCCAGACCGGATTGGATGCCGGCCGGCCGCTGCTCGAATCCATTTCCGATCTGATGGGCTATTGGAGCTTCTTCGAAAACTTCA
The Mesorhizobium australicum genome window above contains:
- the trbE gene encoding conjugal transfer protein TrbE, producing MMNLAEYRRTGARLADYLPWAALVGEGVVLNKDGSFQRSARFRGPDLDSSVPAELVGVAGRLNNAFRRLGSGWSIFVEAQRHEAATYPTNTFPDAASALVDAERKADFEEAGTHFESSYFLTIVYLPPAEDSTRAESWLYEGREQTGVNPWEIVRGFVDRTDRVLALLDGFMPECRWLDDAETLTYLHSTISTKRHRVRVPETPMYLDALLADQPLAGGLEPRLGDTHLRILTIVGFPATTTPGILDELNRLAFPYRWSTRAILLDKTDATRLVTKIRRQWFAKRKSIAAIVKEVLTNEASVLVDTDAANKAADADFALQELGADYAAEAFATATITVWDADARIADEKVRLAEKVIQGRDFTGMIETINAVDAWLGTLPGHLYANVRQPPISTLNLAHMIPLSAVWAGPERDEHFQAPPLLYGRTEGSTPFRLSLHVGDVGHTLVVGPTGAGKSVLLALMALQFRRYECAQVFAFDFGGSIRAASLAMGGDWHDLGGELTQSTEASVSLQPLAGITHTPERAWAADWIVAILTREGVTVTPEVKEHIWTALTSLASAPVGERTITGLTVLLQSNDLKRALQPYCFGGPYGRLLDAEAESLGQTTVLAFETEGLLGTGAAPAALSYLFHRIAGRLDGRPTLVIVDEGWLALSDPGFSKQLAEWLVTLRKKNASVVFATQSLAQLEKSTIAAEIIDSCHTRILLPNDRAIEPQITAIYHRFGLNDRQIEIIARAMPKRDYYAQSRRGNRLFELGLGKVALALCAASAKSDHARIEAVLAEHGREGFLAAWLRANDLDWAADLIPDLTNLDALTPALEHLIEEIFV
- the trbJ gene encoding P-type conjugative transfer protein TrbJ encodes the protein MTPRRSFLRAALLAATILSVPVALFPVAITPAYALFGLGRIVFDPSNYAENVLQAARALEQINNQIQSLQNEAQMLINQARNLASLPYSSLQRIQQSVERTQQLLGEAQRIAFDVQEIDRIFSDQYSNMDLTVSDQKLVELARERWGNTVGALKDAMRVQAGVVGNIETQRVELSNLVGESQGATGALQATQAGNQILALQAQQLTDLTALLAANGRADALSSAEQAAAAEQGREQRRRFLEPGAGYRPGNAQMFRGGN
- the trbK-alt gene encoding putative entry exclusion protein TrbK-alt, which gives rise to MDGKMLARLAAVVAIAVAVTAAATHLARDGKPTGPQSSPPTAIDTPRPDPLRETLGRCREMGEAATRNPECLAAWDENRRHFLSPTPGN